One Micromonospora sp. WMMD812 genomic window carries:
- a CDS encoding S41 family peptidase codes for MRQAEITEVVERTATLVDEHYVFPDVAARLASLLTDHLAAGHYAAAEDPRALGELVTADLQSVNNDLHLRLKHHDEPLADRDRDPDDDRIIRLAASTMGGIGRVQLLAGNVGVLEIRPYLFPPQLAGDQMTAALRLLAGTDALLIDLRENVGGTPEMVALLCGWLFDEPTLLHTMYDRAGDPVRQSWSAAYLPVPRYAPDKPVHVLTSRRTFSGGEELTYNLQQFGRATVVGERTGGGGHPRIGFRAHAHLEVTVPVARPVHPVTGTNWEGTGVTPDIEAPAAEALDVAHRAARARLDAVSSTAPLATAPR; via the coding sequence ATGCGCCAGGCCGAGATCACCGAGGTCGTCGAGCGGACCGCGACGCTGGTCGACGAGCACTACGTCTTTCCCGACGTCGCGGCCCGGCTGGCGAGCCTGCTCACCGACCACCTCGCCGCCGGGCATTACGCCGCCGCCGAGGACCCCCGCGCACTCGGGGAGCTGGTCACCGCGGACCTCCAGTCCGTCAACAACGACCTGCACCTGCGGCTCAAGCACCACGACGAGCCACTGGCCGACCGGGATCGGGACCCGGACGACGACCGCATCATCCGGCTGGCCGCCAGCACCATGGGCGGGATCGGGCGGGTGCAGCTGCTGGCGGGCAACGTCGGCGTGCTGGAGATCCGGCCGTACCTCTTTCCGCCGCAGCTCGCCGGTGACCAGATGACCGCGGCGCTGCGGCTGCTCGCCGGCACCGACGCGCTTCTGATCGATCTGCGCGAGAACGTCGGCGGCACCCCCGAGATGGTCGCGCTGCTCTGCGGCTGGCTCTTCGACGAGCCGACCCTGCTGCACACCATGTACGACCGTGCCGGCGACCCCGTCCGCCAGTCCTGGAGCGCCGCCTACCTGCCGGTCCCCCGATACGCCCCGGACAAGCCCGTCCACGTGCTGACCAGCCGCCGCACCTTCTCCGGCGGCGAGGAGCTGACCTACAACCTCCAGCAGTTCGGCCGGGCCACGGTGGTGGGCGAGCGGACCGGTGGCGGGGGGCACCCGCGGATCGGCTTCCGGGCGCACGCCCATCTGGAGGTCACCGTCCCGGTGGCCCGGCCGGTCCACCCGGTCACCGGCACCAACTGGGAGGGCACCGGCGTCACCCCCGACATCGAGGCGCCGGCCGCCGAGGCCCTCGACGTGGCACACCGGGCCGCGCGGGCCCGCCTCGACGCGGTGTCGTCCACCGCGCCGCTGGCCACCGCCCCACGCTGA
- a CDS encoding winged helix-turn-helix domain-containing protein: MADPLPDRPLDELLEVTTPEQFKALGHPFRQRLLFSLGQRPATISQLAAALGAAKGNVAHHLKVLRDAGMVRVVHTRPVRGGTEQYYQRCARRLSVAPGHPGATAALLGAVAEEIAAAPDEPLLQLRHLRLTAAQAERLRAALLALVEDAEEAGDDEPRHGVLVSLYRQGTPPPS; encoded by the coding sequence ATGGCCGACCCGCTTCCCGACCGTCCGCTCGACGAGCTGCTGGAAGTCACCACTCCCGAGCAGTTCAAAGCGCTCGGCCACCCGTTCCGCCAGCGCCTGCTCTTCTCGCTCGGCCAGCGGCCGGCCACGATCAGCCAGCTCGCCGCCGCGCTCGGCGCGGCCAAGGGCAATGTGGCCCACCACCTGAAGGTGCTGCGGGACGCCGGCATGGTGCGGGTGGTGCACACCCGGCCGGTGCGCGGCGGCACCGAGCAGTACTACCAGCGCTGCGCCCGGCGGCTCAGCGTCGCGCCCGGCCACCCCGGCGCCACCGCCGCGTTGCTGGGCGCCGTCGCCGAGGAGATCGCCGCCGCCCCCGACGAACCGCTGCTCCAGTTGCGGCACCTGCGGCTGACCGCCGCCCAGGCCGAGCGGCTGCGCGCCGCCCTGCTCGCTCTGGTCGAGGACGCCGAGGAGGCCGGCGACGACGAGCCGCGCCACGGTGTCCTGGTCAGCCTCTACCGGCAGGGCACCCCGCCACCGTCCTGA